In Microbacterium foliorum, the following proteins share a genomic window:
- a CDS encoding enoyl-CoA hydratase/isomerase family protein, whose protein sequence is MTESSAAPRVLVRTEGALGRLTLNRPEAINALDPGMIQLLTQALEDWRHDTDVQIVVIDGAGERGMCAGGDVRGLHGQIVAGRTEETTEFFRAEYALNAMIAEYPKPIVSIADGITMGGGVGLSGHAAIRIVTERSKLAMPETRIGFTPDVGGTRLLGRTPGRFGEYFGLTGSTMTGADAVLLGFADHFVPSDRLDALREALAYRADPTGPAEIVLLFDETPEPSALPASRDWIDRAFSADTIAEIVSRLRAEEAADASTTADLLESLAPTGLAVTLDAVREARRLPDLRAALEGEYRRVMWFVTRHPDLVEGIRAQLIDKDRNPKWNPATIAELPSDAGAEARDFVPERSLF, encoded by the coding sequence GTGACCGAATCCAGCGCAGCTCCCCGGGTCCTCGTCCGTACCGAAGGAGCCCTCGGCAGGCTGACCCTGAACCGCCCGGAAGCGATCAACGCGCTCGACCCCGGGATGATCCAGCTGCTGACGCAGGCGCTCGAGGACTGGCGTCACGACACCGACGTGCAGATCGTCGTCATCGACGGCGCGGGCGAGCGGGGCATGTGCGCCGGGGGAGACGTTCGCGGACTGCATGGACAGATCGTGGCAGGACGCACGGAGGAGACCACCGAGTTCTTCCGCGCCGAGTACGCGCTGAACGCGATGATCGCCGAGTACCCGAAACCCATCGTCTCCATCGCCGACGGCATCACGATGGGCGGCGGCGTCGGCCTCTCGGGTCACGCGGCCATCCGCATCGTCACCGAGCGTTCGAAGCTGGCGATGCCCGAGACGCGCATCGGATTCACCCCCGATGTCGGCGGCACGCGGCTGCTGGGGCGCACGCCCGGCCGGTTCGGCGAGTACTTCGGACTCACGGGTTCGACGATGACCGGAGCGGATGCCGTGCTGCTCGGCTTCGCCGACCACTTCGTGCCGTCCGATCGACTCGATGCACTGCGCGAGGCTCTCGCCTACCGCGCCGACCCGACCGGGCCGGCCGAGATCGTGCTGCTGTTCGACGAGACTCCTGAGCCGTCTGCGCTGCCGGCCTCCCGCGACTGGATCGACCGCGCGTTCTCGGCCGACACGATCGCGGAGATCGTGTCGCGACTGCGTGCCGAGGAGGCTGCGGATGCCTCGACGACCGCGGACCTGCTCGAGAGCCTGGCCCCGACAGGACTGGCGGTCACGCTCGACGCCGTCAGGGAGGCGCGTCGACTCCCGGATCTGCGAGCCGCGCTCGAGGGTGAGTACCGCCGCGTGATGTGGTTCGTGACGCGGCATCCCGATCTCGTCGAAGGGATCCGGGCCCAGCTCATCGACAAGGACCGCAATCCGAAGTGGAACCCGGCGACGATCGCCGAACTCCCGTCGGATGCCGGTGCCGAGGCTCGGGATTTCGTGCCCGAACGCTCGCTCTTCTGA
- a CDS encoding ATP-binding cassette domain-containing protein, which yields MPDGQVLEFTHVTKRFNDVTAVSDFSARVEPGVVTAFLGPNGAGKTTTLRILLGQVRATSGTATIGGTAHSELRHPLRTIGSVLEETAYRPRRSASRQLTIAAKANGIPLSRVDEVLSLVGLEHEAEGRIGSFSLGMRQRLSVAHALLGDPGALVFDEPANGLDPEGIRWIRLLLRRLADEGRTVLVSSHVLSEIEQVADHVLVLSKGQLVLSSGIEKLADPSAGSVVVDAVDRAALKSALSAAGLEVEVLRSGLTVRGSNAGAVGAIAASAGIALATLVQRGPTLEDVFIELVRGGRLAPQAITAAPVVEAAPPVVEAAAPVAEADEDETPVIGGAAASESSTADSAETDSDAADSDTSPAEDVSESDAAAAPESSESDAAASDAARAAADAADAEADDAADAADAARDVEYAAAELRYAADASDANDAEDAADIASEAAHAGGDDAPGDADSTGGSMEPETSAEPEAESTRPSFDDILFGTAPADGADAPVAADTDADIAEDGADAPAAEDSDTAANEDGNDEHSGVEFFAEVHESDESEEASPREDDPRSAAVTSMLAAAARAYYEDEPKDYPLGEADASAETETGAEVATDADADAAPEADHGRDEEQHEGEHHEHHDGEHDRP from the coding sequence ATGCCCGACGGACAGGTGCTCGAGTTCACGCACGTCACGAAGCGCTTCAACGACGTGACGGCGGTGTCCGACTTCTCCGCGCGAGTCGAGCCCGGTGTCGTGACCGCTTTCCTCGGCCCGAACGGCGCCGGAAAGACCACCACCCTGCGCATCCTCCTCGGGCAGGTGCGCGCCACGAGCGGCACCGCCACGATCGGTGGAACTGCGCATTCAGAGCTGCGCCACCCGCTGCGCACGATCGGCTCCGTCCTGGAGGAGACCGCGTACCGCCCTCGTCGCTCGGCTTCACGCCAGTTGACGATCGCGGCCAAGGCCAACGGCATCCCACTCTCGCGTGTCGACGAGGTCCTCTCGCTGGTCGGTCTCGAGCACGAAGCCGAAGGTCGCATCGGCAGCTTCTCGCTCGGAATGCGTCAGCGACTGAGCGTGGCGCACGCGCTGCTGGGCGATCCCGGCGCTCTGGTCTTCGACGAACCGGCGAACGGCCTCGACCCGGAGGGCATCCGCTGGATCCGCCTCCTCCTGCGCCGCCTCGCAGACGAGGGCCGCACGGTTCTCGTCTCCTCTCACGTGCTGAGTGAGATCGAGCAGGTCGCAGACCACGTGCTCGTGCTCTCGAAGGGCCAGCTCGTGCTCTCGAGCGGCATCGAGAAGCTCGCCGATCCGTCGGCAGGATCGGTCGTGGTCGACGCGGTGGATCGTGCCGCGCTGAAGTCGGCGCTCTCAGCGGCAGGCCTCGAGGTCGAGGTGCTCCGCTCGGGTCTCACGGTTCGCGGCAGCAACGCGGGTGCGGTCGGCGCCATCGCGGCATCGGCGGGCATCGCCCTCGCCACTCTCGTGCAGCGCGGCCCGACCCTCGAAGACGTCTTCATCGAACTCGTCCGCGGCGGCAGGCTCGCACCGCAGGCCATCACCGCCGCGCCGGTCGTCGAGGCCGCCCCGCCGGTCGTCGAGGCCGCCGCGCCGGTCGCGGAGGCCGATGAGGACGAAACGCCGGTCATCGGTGGTGCGGCGGCATCCGAATCCTCGACCGCCGATTCCGCCGAGACGGACTCCGACGCTGCCGACTCCGACACCTCCCCGGCTGAGGATGTCTCCGAGTCCGACGCAGCAGCCGCACCTGAGTCCTCCGAGTCCGATGCAGCCGCGTCAGACGCCGCTCGCGCGGCGGCCGACGCGGCGGATGCCGAGGCCGACGACGCGGCGGATGCTGCAGATGCCGCTCGTGATGTCGAGTACGCCGCGGCAGAGCTCCGCTACGCAGCGGACGCCTCGGATGCCAACGACGCAGAGGATGCGGCCGACATCGCCTCCGAGGCAGCCCATGCGGGCGGCGATGACGCCCCCGGCGATGCAGACTCGACTGGCGGATCGATGGAGCCGGAGACGTCTGCCGAACCTGAGGCGGAGAGCACCCGACCGTCGTTCGACGACATCCTGTTCGGCACGGCACCGGCCGACGGTGCCGACGCTCCTGTCGCCGCGGACACCGACGCCGACATCGCTGAAGACGGTGCCGACGCTCCTGCCGCCGAGGACTCCGACACGGCCGCGAACGAGGACGGCAACGACGAGCACTCTGGAGTCGAGTTCTTCGCCGAGGTGCACGAGTCCGACGAGTCGGAGGAGGCTTCCCCTCGCGAAGACGACCCTCGCTCGGCGGCCGTCACCTCGATGCTCGCCGCCGCCGCGCGCGCCTACTACGAGGACGAACCCAAGGACTATCCGCTCGGTGAAGCCGACGCATCAGCGGAGACGGAGACAGGCGCGGAGGTGGCGACGGACGCGGACGCGGATGCCGCTCCGGAAGCGGACCACGGCCGCGACGAAGAGCAGCACGAGGGCGAGCACCACGAGCACCACGACGGCGAGCACGACCGTCCCTGA
- a CDS encoding ABC transporter ATP-binding protein, translating into MLGKILLRYLARYKWLLAAVLVFQFASALATLYLPRLNEDIINKGVAQSDTAYIWRTGLFMLAVSLGQIIASVIATYFAARASMGAGRDIRADVFGKVSGFSEREVSQFGAGSLITRNTNDVQQVQMLAMMGATMLVTAPLLAIGGIIFAVQTNIGLSWLIAVSVPLLLIVAGLVVSRMVPLFRSYQGKLDTVNRVLREQLTGVRVVRAFVRESIEEERFRGANTDIMVVGRKVGSLFVLLFPLFMLILNVTIVAVVWFGGIEVNSGTVQVGTIFAFMQYIGQIMGGVIMASFMAIMIPRAAVSAERIGEVLETQSSMERPANGVTDFPTPGSVAFDDVEFTYPGADSPVLKGISFAAEPGETVAIVGSTGAGKTTLVSLIPRLFDVSGGAVFVGGADVREADVESLWATIGLVPQRPFLFTGTVASNLRYGREDATDEELWHALEIAQGRDFVEEMPQGLESRITQGGTNVSGGQRQRLAIARAIVRQPQILVFDDSFSALDLTTDARLRQALWRELPHVTKIVVAQRVSSITDANRIVVLEGGTMVGVGTHEELLETSTTYREIVESQLGVDA; encoded by the coding sequence GTGCTGGGAAAAATCCTCCTCCGCTATCTCGCCCGCTATAAGTGGCTGCTCGCGGCCGTCCTGGTGTTCCAGTTCGCCAGCGCGCTCGCCACCCTCTACCTCCCGCGCCTGAACGAAGACATCATCAACAAGGGCGTCGCCCAGTCGGACACCGCCTACATCTGGCGCACCGGACTCTTCATGCTCGCCGTCTCGCTGGGGCAGATCATCGCCTCGGTCATCGCGACCTACTTCGCCGCCCGCGCGTCGATGGGTGCGGGGCGCGACATCCGCGCCGACGTCTTCGGCAAGGTGAGCGGATTCTCCGAGCGCGAGGTGTCGCAGTTCGGTGCCGGTTCGCTCATCACGCGCAACACCAACGACGTGCAGCAGGTGCAGATGCTCGCGATGATGGGCGCCACCATGCTCGTCACCGCGCCACTGCTCGCGATCGGCGGAATCATCTTCGCCGTGCAGACGAACATCGGGCTGAGCTGGCTCATCGCGGTGTCCGTGCCGCTGCTGCTGATCGTCGCCGGGCTCGTCGTCAGCCGCATGGTTCCCCTGTTCCGCAGCTATCAGGGCAAGCTCGACACCGTGAACCGCGTGCTGCGCGAGCAGCTCACCGGCGTGCGCGTGGTGCGAGCCTTCGTGCGAGAGAGCATCGAAGAAGAGCGCTTCCGCGGCGCCAACACCGACATCATGGTGGTCGGCCGCAAGGTCGGCTCGCTGTTCGTCCTGCTGTTCCCGCTGTTCATGCTGATCCTCAACGTCACGATCGTTGCGGTCGTGTGGTTCGGCGGCATCGAGGTCAACAGCGGCACGGTGCAGGTCGGCACGATCTTCGCGTTCATGCAGTACATCGGCCAGATCATGGGCGGTGTCATCATGGCCAGCTTCATGGCGATCATGATCCCTCGCGCCGCGGTCTCGGCCGAGCGCATCGGCGAGGTCCTCGAGACGCAGTCGAGCATGGAGCGTCCGGCGAACGGCGTCACCGACTTCCCGACCCCCGGTTCGGTCGCCTTCGACGATGTCGAGTTCACCTACCCCGGGGCCGACTCCCCGGTGCTCAAGGGCATCAGCTTCGCGGCCGAGCCCGGCGAGACCGTCGCGATCGTGGGTTCGACGGGCGCGGGCAAGACGACACTCGTGTCGCTGATCCCGCGGCTCTTCGACGTCTCGGGCGGAGCGGTCTTCGTCGGCGGCGCAGATGTCCGTGAGGCGGACGTCGAGTCGTTGTGGGCGACGATCGGTCTGGTCCCGCAGCGTCCGTTCCTCTTCACCGGCACGGTGGCGTCGAACCTCCGCTACGGCAGGGAGGACGCGACCGATGAAGAGCTCTGGCACGCCCTCGAGATCGCTCAGGGTCGTGACTTCGTCGAGGAGATGCCGCAGGGCCTCGAATCGCGCATCACCCAGGGCGGCACGAACGTGTCGGGCGGACAGCGTCAGCGTCTGGCGATCGCCCGAGCGATCGTGCGTCAGCCGCAGATCCTGGTGTTCGACGACTCGTTCTCGGCTCTCGACCTCACCACCGACGCCCGGTTGAGGCAGGCGCTATGGCGTGAGCTGCCGCACGTGACCAAGATCGTGGTCGCACAGCGCGTCTCGTCCATCACCGATGCGAATCGCATCGTCGTGCTCGAAGGGGGCACCATGGTCGGCGTGGGCACGCACGAGGAGCTCCTCGAGACGAGCACCACCTACCGAGAGATCGTCGAATCGCAGCTGGGGGTGGACGCATGA
- a CDS encoding ECF transporter S component: MSTSTSGSTTESASVSRASKGLGRPELWRWRVVDIVVASVIAVACALIFLLWNVGYEVPSSILTPLLPGVQGLLAGPWLIAGVLGGLIIRKPGAALYTELVAAIISALVGNAWGPLTIVSGLVQGLGAELIFFVFLYGVWRLPVAMLAGAGAGLACGINDRILWYAGADTLFTTAYIVSTTVSGAVIAGLGAWLIARGLAATGALSRFAAGREVTARV; the protein is encoded by the coding sequence ATGAGTACATCCACGTCCGGATCCACCACGGAATCCGCATCCGTCTCGCGCGCCTCGAAGGGCCTCGGTCGCCCCGAGCTCTGGCGCTGGCGGGTCGTCGACATCGTCGTCGCCAGCGTCATCGCCGTCGCCTGCGCGCTGATCTTCCTGCTCTGGAACGTCGGCTACGAGGTACCGAGCAGCATCCTGACCCCCCTGCTCCCCGGCGTGCAGGGCCTGCTCGCCGGCCCCTGGCTGATCGCCGGTGTGCTCGGCGGTCTCATCATCCGCAAGCCGGGTGCCGCGCTCTACACCGAGCTGGTCGCCGCGATCATCTCGGCGCTCGTCGGCAACGCGTGGGGTCCGCTCACCATCGTCTCGGGCCTCGTGCAGGGTCTCGGAGCTGAGCTGATCTTCTTCGTGTTCCTCTACGGAGTCTGGCGTCTGCCCGTCGCGATGCTGGCGGGTGCCGGAGCGGGACTCGCGTGCGGCATCAACGACCGCATCCTCTGGTACGCCGGTGCGGACACGCTCTTCACGACTGCGTACATCGTCTCGACGACCGTCTCGGGTGCCGTCATCGCCGGACTCGGAGCGTGGTTGATCGCCCGAGGACTCGCAGCCACAGGCGCCCTCAGCCGGTTCGCCGCCGGCCGCGAGGTCACCGCACGCGTGTGA
- a CDS encoding HNH endonuclease signature motif containing protein: MTSATDPDLEQRAELLDSWVEKRRQIAVLEAEASALLAERMRLSQSDCDENPFHRDVIHRSMIAEHSAAGRMAQGSIEYAFTDAAFLERGHPRVQQAFRDGIVTAAHVREIVRAAGVVREAVNNGRADAEALEDYDIAAVTVAERETPARTRVHLRALAAVLAGSTVNERHARALSERTVTVRPAGDGLAVLTAVLPEHLAVAILDRLTQLARAVIAGRADREPVLEPIDDGENPIYPDDIAADSAARDDYAIFGEGTFTTDPTVEHIPADTRTIDQVRADLLIDLLLAADPSAANGSGLDNIRGRIHVTVASTTLAGCDERPAELDGHGPLHPGVARDLAGRMRGWSRLFLDPTGLVVKTDNYAPTEAMRRFLRARDQHCRFPGCRMPVHRCQVDHTFDHAKGGRTEIHNLAHLCASHHVLKHPDIADEHRWSARQLPDGTIDWVSPLGRTYRDDARRRVMFA; the protein is encoded by the coding sequence ATGACATCCGCCACCGATCCCGACCTCGAGCAGCGCGCTGAGCTGCTCGACTCATGGGTCGAGAAGCGGAGACAGATCGCCGTTCTCGAGGCCGAGGCATCCGCTCTCCTCGCCGAGCGGATGCGCCTGAGCCAGTCGGACTGCGACGAGAACCCGTTCCATCGCGATGTCATCCACCGATCGATGATCGCGGAGCACTCCGCGGCAGGTCGCATGGCGCAAGGCAGCATCGAGTACGCGTTCACCGACGCGGCTTTCCTCGAGCGAGGTCATCCGCGTGTGCAGCAGGCGTTCCGCGACGGTATCGTCACGGCCGCGCACGTCCGCGAGATCGTCCGTGCAGCGGGGGTCGTCCGCGAGGCGGTCAACAACGGCAGAGCGGATGCCGAGGCGCTCGAGGACTACGACATCGCTGCCGTGACCGTCGCAGAGAGGGAGACCCCCGCACGGACGAGAGTGCACCTCAGGGCGCTGGCAGCAGTCCTCGCGGGTTCCACGGTCAATGAGCGGCACGCACGGGCACTGTCTGAACGCACGGTGACCGTACGGCCCGCCGGCGATGGGCTCGCCGTGCTGACCGCGGTGCTCCCCGAGCATCTCGCCGTGGCGATCCTCGACCGCCTGACGCAGCTGGCCCGCGCCGTCATCGCCGGCCGGGCAGACCGCGAGCCGGTGCTCGAGCCCATCGATGACGGCGAGAACCCGATCTACCCCGACGACATCGCCGCCGACTCCGCGGCTCGCGATGACTACGCGATCTTCGGGGAGGGCACGTTCACCACCGATCCCACGGTCGAGCACATCCCGGCAGACACGCGCACGATCGACCAGGTCAGAGCCGACCTGCTGATCGATCTCCTCCTTGCCGCCGATCCCAGTGCCGCGAACGGCTCAGGGCTCGATAACATCCGTGGGCGGATCCACGTCACTGTCGCCTCGACGACGCTCGCAGGCTGCGATGAGCGTCCCGCCGAACTCGACGGTCACGGCCCCCTGCATCCCGGTGTGGCCCGCGATCTCGCCGGTCGCATGCGCGGATGGTCTCGCCTGTTCCTTGATCCGACAGGCCTCGTCGTCAAGACCGACAACTATGCGCCCACCGAGGCGATGCGTCGATTCCTCCGCGCCCGAGACCAGCACTGTCGGTTCCCCGGCTGCAGGATGCCGGTGCATCGCTGCCAGGTCGACCACACCTTCGATCATGCCAAGGGCGGACGGACCGAGATCCATAACCTGGCTCACCTCTGCGCGAGCCACCATGTGCTGAAGCATCCCGATATAGCCGACGAGCATCGCTGGTCGGCCAGGCAACTCCCCGACGGCACGATCGATTGGGTGAGCCCACTGGGCCGAACCTATCGAGACGATGCGAGACGACGAGTCATGTTCGCCTGA
- a CDS encoding D-alanyl-D-alanine carboxypeptidase family protein, with the protein MTAPDSAEATASAVPAGDASTPDASAPAGPTAEASVPEATAPAGSAADASGPAGSTVALPEADVSAAVETDAAPESGADDEAAAIFAPDTTPDTAPEAQWAEGASGGTPLTWVDAVEIARHPATEALDDTPPAASGGALLTGAHLRPAITRPGVLVPLGVLVGLLGTYVGSAMLWPLHEVAPAVQAVELTTIAAPAAAITWPAQGSAAVGIGGIGTTSSSLDAAAIASVTKVVSSLMVLDRMPLAVGEQGPEFSFTRADNLAYWDYRRSDQSALDVPVGGTLTEFQLLQGTLLGSANNYIDRLSQEIWGSPSAFTAAAEVWLRDRGLDDITIVTPSGFDDRNRATPESLVALAELAMQNPVFAGIVGTPSVDLPGAGTVVNTNGMLADPGVVGVKTGTLGDSWNLLTAKVITLDDTTVRLYASVLGQADDAQRLTETRSLFAQVETALEQLPPAVAAGTVVGTVTTPWGATTDVVTDADADVVLWNGATAQASTDFSLGDNRESGDEVGTMTSAGPLNTVTTSLSLADDVDAPSPWWRLTHPLELLGITAAQR; encoded by the coding sequence GTGACCGCTCCTGATTCCGCCGAGGCCACCGCCTCCGCCGTTCCTGCGGGCGACGCGTCGACGCCCGATGCGTCAGCGCCTGCGGGTCCGACGGCTGAGGCGTCGGTGCCTGAGGCGACAGCGCCTGCCGGTTCCGCGGCTGATGCGTCGGGGCCTGCCGGTTCGACGGTGGCGCTGCCTGAGGCCGACGTCTCAGCGGCCGTCGAGACGGATGCGGCGCCCGAATCGGGTGCGGATGACGAGGCCGCTGCGATCTTCGCTCCTGACACGACTCCCGACACGGCTCCCGAGGCCCAGTGGGCCGAGGGCGCGAGCGGTGGGACGCCGTTGACGTGGGTCGACGCGGTCGAAATCGCTCGACACCCGGCGACCGAGGCGCTCGATGACACGCCTCCCGCGGCGAGCGGCGGCGCACTTCTGACCGGAGCGCACCTGCGCCCGGCGATCACCCGCCCCGGCGTGCTGGTTCCGCTCGGCGTTCTCGTCGGATTGCTCGGCACCTATGTCGGGTCGGCCATGCTGTGGCCGTTGCACGAGGTGGCGCCGGCCGTGCAGGCGGTCGAGCTGACGACGATCGCCGCGCCCGCAGCCGCCATCACCTGGCCCGCCCAGGGAAGCGCAGCCGTGGGAATCGGCGGCATCGGCACGACGTCGTCGTCGCTCGATGCGGCGGCGATCGCGAGTGTCACCAAGGTCGTCTCGAGCCTGATGGTGCTCGATCGGATGCCCCTCGCCGTGGGCGAGCAGGGCCCGGAGTTCTCGTTCACCCGTGCAGACAACCTGGCGTACTGGGACTACCGCCGCTCCGACCAGTCGGCACTCGACGTGCCCGTGGGCGGCACGCTCACCGAGTTCCAGCTCCTGCAGGGAACGCTGCTCGGTTCGGCGAACAACTACATCGATCGTCTCTCCCAGGAGATCTGGGGGTCTCCGTCGGCGTTCACCGCCGCGGCGGAGGTGTGGCTGCGCGACCGCGGCCTCGACGACATCACGATCGTGACCCCGTCGGGGTTCGACGACCGCAACAGGGCCACGCCCGAGTCACTGGTCGCGCTGGCCGAGCTGGCGATGCAGAACCCGGTGTTCGCCGGCATCGTCGGCACCCCGTCTGTCGATCTTCCGGGCGCGGGGACCGTGGTGAACACGAACGGGATGCTGGCGGATCCGGGCGTGGTCGGCGTCAAGACCGGCACGCTCGGCGACAGCTGGAACCTGCTGACCGCGAAGGTCATCACGCTCGACGACACGACGGTGCGCCTCTACGCATCCGTTCTCGGCCAGGCCGATGATGCACAGCGCCTGACCGAGACCCGTTCGCTGTTCGCTCAGGTCGAGACGGCGCTCGAGCAGCTGCCTCCCGCTGTCGCGGCCGGCACCGTCGTCGGCACGGTGACCACTCCGTGGGGCGCGACCACCGACGTCGTGACGGATGCCGATGCCGACGTCGTGCTCTGGAACGGCGCAACGGCCCAGGCTTCGACGGACTTCTCCCTCGGCGACAACCGCGAGTCGGGCGACGAGGTCGGCACGATGACGAGCGCCGGACCGTTGAACACCGTGACGACGTCGCTGTCACTCGCAGACGACGTCGATGCCCCGAGCCCGTGGTGGCGCCTGACCCATCCGCTCGAGCTGCTCGGCATCACCGCAGCGCAGCGCTGA
- a CDS encoding ABC transporter ATP-binding protein, which yields MSEQNTSKTRRGRAAKASAATTAVEPEMTEEEKYEAELAEKARQDGGGWDSVAPGKADNFGKSFSRMIGLLKPSAVWFILVSIAGAVGVVLTVAAPKVLGEATNLIYKGFISVQLAQANGDFPGFPAGTPQDDVVAALRRGGQDDFANQVAALGSFRVGDGVDFDALRWIIIAVLAIYVTAAFLSWLQGYVINVIMVRTMWRLREAVEAKINRLPLSYFDKVQRGDLISRVTNDIDNITQTMQQSLSGAITAVLTVVGVLVLMFSISWQLALVALVALPLMGVIFGVIGPRSQKAFGTQWRKVGRLNARVEEAFSGHALVKVFGREQDALEKFKDENEELFQASFKAQFLSGIIMPAMTFVGSLTYVGIAVLGGLMVASGQLRLGDVQAFIQYSQQFTQPLSELGGMAAVVQSGTASAERVFELLDTEEQEADAVDAPKLADGKGVVEFENVAFSYTPERPLITDLSFRVEPGQTVAIVGPTGAGKTTLVNLIMRFYELNGGWILLDGQDISEVTREQLRSRTGMVLQDPWLFAGSIRENIRYGRSTATDDEVLEAAKATYVDRFVRSLPEGYDTVLDEDASNVSAGERQLITIARAFVAQPSILILDEATSAVDTRTEVLLQHAMAALRQGRTSFVIAHRLSTIRDADLILVMEHGDIVEKGTHDELITAQGAYWRLYQSQFEQAATDIDAEDALTGSTPVVVSGDAEEAAAAAQVGVSVGAQVPAAEAAAAQSVVERSDDGGHKA from the coding sequence ATGAGCGAGCAGAACACCTCCAAGACCCGCCGTGGTCGCGCGGCCAAGGCCTCGGCCGCGACCACTGCGGTCGAGCCCGAAATGACCGAGGAAGAGAAGTACGAAGCCGAGCTCGCCGAGAAGGCGCGCCAGGACGGCGGCGGCTGGGACAGCGTCGCACCGGGCAAGGCCGACAACTTCGGCAAGAGCTTCAGCCGGATGATCGGGCTGCTCAAGCCGTCGGCCGTATGGTTCATCCTCGTGTCGATCGCCGGCGCCGTCGGCGTCGTGCTCACGGTCGCCGCGCCCAAGGTGCTCGGCGAGGCCACGAACCTCATCTACAAGGGCTTCATCTCGGTGCAGCTCGCTCAGGCGAACGGAGACTTCCCCGGTTTCCCCGCCGGCACCCCACAGGACGACGTCGTCGCGGCGCTCCGCCGGGGCGGGCAGGACGACTTCGCCAACCAGGTCGCGGCACTCGGCAGCTTCCGGGTCGGTGACGGCGTCGACTTCGACGCGCTGCGGTGGATCATCATCGCGGTGCTGGCGATCTATGTCACGGCCGCCTTCCTCAGCTGGCTCCAGGGCTACGTGATCAACGTCATCATGGTCCGCACCATGTGGCGCCTGCGCGAAGCGGTCGAGGCAAAGATCAACCGTCTGCCGCTGTCGTACTTCGACAAGGTGCAGCGCGGCGACCTGATATCGCGTGTGACCAACGACATCGACAACATCACGCAGACGATGCAGCAGTCGCTGTCGGGTGCGATCACGGCCGTGCTCACGGTCGTGGGTGTGCTGGTGCTGATGTTCTCGATCTCGTGGCAGCTCGCCCTCGTCGCCCTGGTCGCGCTCCCGCTGATGGGTGTGATCTTCGGTGTCATCGGCCCTCGCTCGCAGAAGGCCTTCGGCACGCAGTGGCGCAAGGTCGGCCGCCTGAACGCCCGCGTCGAGGAGGCTTTCTCCGGCCACGCGCTGGTCAAGGTCTTCGGTCGCGAGCAGGATGCGCTCGAGAAGTTCAAGGACGAGAACGAGGAGCTGTTCCAGGCCAGCTTCAAGGCGCAGTTCCTCTCCGGCATCATCATGCCGGCGATGACCTTCGTCGGCAGCCTCACCTACGTGGGCATCGCTGTGCTCGGCGGCCTCATGGTCGCGAGCGGGCAGCTGCGTCTCGGTGACGTGCAGGCGTTCATCCAGTACTCGCAGCAGTTCACGCAGCCGCTGTCGGAGCTCGGTGGAATGGCCGCGGTCGTTCAGTCAGGAACGGCGTCCGCCGAGCGGGTGTTCGAGCTGCTCGACACCGAAGAGCAGGAGGCCGACGCCGTCGATGCTCCGAAGCTCGCCGACGGCAAGGGCGTCGTGGAGTTCGAGAACGTCGCGTTCTCGTACACACCCGAGCGTCCGCTCATCACCGACCTCTCGTTCCGGGTCGAGCCCGGTCAGACGGTCGCGATCGTCGGTCCGACCGGAGCCGGCAAGACGACGCTCGTCAACCTCATCATGCGATTCTACGAACTGAACGGCGGGTGGATCCTGCTCGATGGTCAGGACATCTCCGAGGTCACGCGCGAACAGCTGCGCTCACGCACCGGCATGGTGCTGCAGGACCCGTGGCTGTTCGCCGGCAGCATCCGCGAGAACATCCGATACGGACGCTCCACCGCGACCGACGACGAGGTACTCGAGGCGGCAAAGGCGACGTATGTCGATCGCTTCGTGCGCTCCCTCCCCGAGGGGTACGACACGGTGCTCGACGAAGACGCGTCGAATGTCTCGGCGGGTGAACGTCAGCTGATCACGATCGCGCGAGCGTTCGTCGCTCAGCCCTCGATCCTGATCCTCGACGAGGCGACGTCGGCGGTCGACACCCGCACCGAGGTGCTGCTGCAGCACGCGATGGCGGCGCTGCGACAGGGACGCACGTCGTTCGTGATCGCTCACCGTCTGTCGACCATCCGCGATGCCGACCTCATCCTCGTGATGGAGCACGGCGACATCGTAGAGAAGGGCACGCACGACGAGCTCATCACCGCCCAGGGCGCATACTGGCGTCTCTACCAGTCGCAGTTCGAGCAGGCGGCCACCGACATCGACGCAGAGGACGCGCTCACGGGCTCGACCCCTGTCGTCGTGAGCGGCGACGCCGAAGAAGCGGCTGCCGCAGCACAGGTCGGGGTCTCGGTGGGAGCGCAGGTTCCCGCCGCCGAGGCCGCTGCGGCACAGTCCGTCGTCGAGCGCTCGGATGACGGCGGCCACAAGGCCTGA